From the Palaemon carinicauda isolate YSFRI2023 chromosome 42, ASM3689809v2, whole genome shotgun sequence genome, one window contains:
- the LOC137633294 gene encoding uncharacterized protein, with product MQSMIVFSALMACAAANQLIPGPIAVRAPSHDSAIIQSHRLGGNFAYSTHEAHAYAVQTPVIGTRTVPVGVSYHQGVPVVKSTTNYITQQIPQYGVAVSQVASLPYPYFAGAAPAFVAAAPAPAPAPAPAAVAVEQA from the exons ATGCAGTCC ATGATCGTCTTCTCCGCCCTTATGGCCTGCGCTGCCGCAAACCAGTTGATCCCCGGACCCATCGCCGTGCGCGCCCCATCCCACGACTCTGCCATCATCCAGAGCCACCGATTGGGCGGCAACTTCGCCTACTCGACCCACGAGGCTCACGCCTATGCCGTGCAGACCCCCGTCATCGGAACCCGCACCGTCCCCGTCGGCGTATCCTACCACCAGGGCGTCCCAGTCGTCAAGTCCACCACCAACTACATCACCCAGCAGATCCCCCAGTACGGCGTCGCTGTATCCCAGGTCGCTTCCCTGCCCTACCCATACTTCGCCGGAGCTGCCCCAGCATTCGTCGCTGCCGCACCCGCACCCGCACCCGCACCCGCACCCGCCGCCGTCGCCGTGGAGCAAGCATAA
- the LOC137633133 gene encoding interaptin-like, with amino-acid sequence MFSPLRTENEQFEIENQREQMFSPLRTENEQFEIENQREQMFSPLRTENEQFEIENQREKMFSPLRTENEQFGIENQREQMFSPLRTENEQFEIENQREPMFSPLRTENEQFEIENQREQMFSPLRTENEQFEIENQREQMFSPLRTENEQFEIENQREPMFSPLRTENEQFEIENQREQMFSPLRTGNEQFGIENQREQMFSPLRTENEQFEIENQREQMFSPLRTENEQFEIENQREQMFSPLRTENEQFEIENQREQMFSPLRTENEQFGIENQREQMFSPLRTENKPFDIENQREQMFSPLRTENEQFGIENQREQMFSPLRTENKPFDIENQREQMFSPLRTENKPFDIENQREQMFSPLRTENKQFGIENQRERDFIIETEKPIVWRSM; translated from the coding sequence ATGTTTTCACCATTGAGAACTGAAAACGAACAATTTGAGATTGAGAACCAAAGAGAACAAATGTTTTCACCATTGAGAACTGAAAACGAACAATTTGAGATTGAGAACCAAAGAGAACAAATGTTTTCACCATTGAGAACTGAAAACGAACAATTTGAGATTGAGAATCAAAGAGAAAAAATGTTTTCACCATTGAGAACTGAAAACGAACAATTTGGGATTGAGAACCAAAGAGAACAAATGTTTTCACCATTGAGAACTGAAAACGAACAATTTGAGATTGAGAACCAAAGAGAACCAATGTTTTCACCATTGAGAACTGAAAACGAACAATTTGAGATTGAGAACCAAAGAGAACAAATGTTTTCACCATTGAGAACTGAAAACGAACAATTTGAGATTGAGAACCAAAGAGAACAAATGTTTTCACCATTGAGAACTGAAAACGAACAATTTGAGATTGAGAACCAAAGAGAACCAATGTTTTCACCATTGAGAACTGAAAACGAACAATTTGAGATTGAGAACCAAAGAGAACAAATGTTTTCACCATTGAGAACTGGAAACGAACAATTTGGGATTGAGAATCAAAGAGAACAAATGTTTTCACCATTGAGAACTGAAAACGAACAATTTGAGATTGAGAACCAAAGAGAACAAATGTTTTCACCATTGAGAACTGAAAACGAACAATTTGAGATTGAGAACCAAAGAGAACAAATGTTTTCACCATTGAGAACTGAAAACGAACAATTTGAGATTGAGAATCAAAGAGAACAAATGTTTTCACCATTGAGAACTGAAAACGAACAATTTGGGATTGAGAACCAAAGAGAACAAATGTTTTCACCATTGAGAACTGAAAACAAACCATTTGACATTGAGAACCAAAGAGAACAAATGTTTTCACCATTGAGAACTGAAAACGAACAATTTGGGATTGAGAACCAAAGAGAACAAATGTTTTCACCATTGAGAACTGAAAACAAACCATTTGACATTGAGAACCAAAGAGAACAAATGTTTTCACCATTGAGAACTGAAAACAAACCATTTGACATTGAGAACCAAAGAGAACAAATGTTTTCACCATTGAGAACTGAAAACAAACAATTTGGGATTGAGAACCAACGAGAACGCGATTTTATTATTGAAACCGAAAAACCAATCGTTTGGAGGTCAATGTAA